Proteins encoded within one genomic window of Actinoplanes octamycinicus:
- a CDS encoding Daple translates to MNGWASGETPWSNTGAALEQDGDVPPWRRGPAGRQPFPERPFGPAPSSAVPAQVPPPPGFGDLSQPTEIPPSGNTDIPPSWPGDRSRLADILGHRPRQVDPASPAPSSAPPFPYEGDLDDSYRGAVPPPAQRAAVPMTRQGPPGPTQGDPLSRTDAPSEPIRSRHALLNDTLAQGLPRVEPTAPAGDQRSVDNEPRPGLPTYDASSFTRRPYEPAPSYPPESPSSALDEPSGALPQRVPAQPDVPRVPEPPSVEPSAEAPALARIATHLRRGDVVPAQERQEGFDVQAILAAVREVAGVRDASLKATPAGAHSLRLDLADGADAAEVSRHVARLLQERMGLDAAMPGALSAPPVPQQLPRPARATVKPVSPAAAPAPAPAPVSAAPVSVPPVAPVAPVAPVTPAAPVSPPPAPAPQAVVRPRDLNQPRPLDPGDRPGPRVLIENVHVNTFGADATVEVRLRAGERTASGVATGPAVDGYLLRLCATATAGAVDELLSASTHADGPARCFVEHASAVSFGSTQVAVVVLLLSCGGGWVEQLAGSAVVTGDDRHAMVRATLAAVNRRVEALLA, encoded by the coding sequence ATGAACGGCTGGGCGAGCGGGGAAACCCCGTGGTCGAACACGGGTGCGGCGCTGGAACAGGACGGTGACGTGCCGCCGTGGCGGCGTGGCCCGGCCGGGCGCCAGCCGTTCCCGGAGCGCCCCTTCGGACCCGCCCCGAGCTCGGCCGTGCCGGCCCAGGTGCCGCCTCCCCCGGGGTTCGGGGACCTGTCGCAGCCCACCGAGATTCCCCCTTCCGGGAACACCGACATTCCGCCGTCCTGGCCCGGCGATCGCAGCCGGCTCGCTGACATTCTCGGTCACCGGCCGCGCCAGGTCGATCCGGCGTCGCCCGCGCCGTCCAGCGCGCCGCCCTTCCCCTATGAGGGGGACCTCGACGATTCGTACCGTGGCGCCGTGCCACCGCCGGCGCAGCGCGCCGCCGTGCCGATGACCCGGCAAGGTCCGCCGGGTCCGACCCAGGGAGATCCACTGAGCCGTACCGACGCGCCGTCCGAACCGATCCGCTCCCGGCACGCGCTGCTCAACGACACGTTGGCGCAGGGCCTGCCCCGGGTGGAGCCCACCGCACCGGCGGGGGACCAGCGATCGGTGGACAACGAGCCCCGCCCGGGCCTGCCGACGTACGATGCCAGCAGTTTCACCCGCCGGCCCTACGAGCCGGCGCCCTCCTATCCGCCCGAGAGCCCGAGCTCCGCGCTGGACGAGCCGAGCGGGGCGCTGCCCCAGCGCGTGCCGGCCCAGCCGGACGTGCCCCGAGTCCCGGAGCCGCCGTCCGTGGAGCCATCGGCTGAGGCGCCCGCCCTGGCGCGGATCGCCACCCACCTGCGCCGTGGCGACGTGGTGCCCGCGCAGGAGCGCCAGGAGGGCTTCGACGTGCAGGCCATCCTGGCCGCGGTGCGCGAGGTGGCCGGCGTGCGCGACGCGTCGCTGAAAGCCACCCCGGCCGGCGCGCACAGCCTCCGGCTGGACCTCGCGGACGGCGCCGACGCCGCCGAGGTGAGCCGGCACGTCGCCCGCCTGCTCCAGGAGCGGATGGGCCTGGACGCGGCGATGCCCGGCGCGCTGTCCGCCCCGCCGGTGCCGCAACAGCTTCCCCGGCCGGCCCGGGCCACGGTCAAGCCGGTCTCCCCGGCCGCCGCTCCCGCTCCCGCCCCGGCCCCGGTGTCCGCGGCGCCGGTCTCGGTGCCGCCGGTCGCGCCGGTGGCCCCGGTCGCCCCGGTGACTCCCGCCGCGCCGGTCTCGCCGCCCCCGGCGCCGGCCCCGCAGGCCGTGGTCCGCCCGCGCGACCTCAACCAGCCCCGCCCGCTCGACCCGGGCGACCGCCCCGGCCCCCGCGTCCTGATCGAGAACGTGCACGTCAACACGTTCGGCGCGGACGCCACCGTCGAGGTGCGGCTGCGCGCCGGCGAGCGGACCGCCTCCGGCGTCGCCACCGGCCCGGCCGTCGACGGCTACCTGCTGCGGCTCTGCGCCACCGCCACCGCCGGCGCGGTCGACGAGCTGCTCTCCGCCTCCACCCACGCGGACGGGCCGGCCCGGTGCTTCGTCGAGCACGCGTCCGCCGTCTCGTTCGGCTCCACCCAGGTCGCCGTCGTGGTGCTGCTGCTCTCCTGCGGGGGCGGCTGGGTCGAGCAGCTGGCCGGCTCCGCCGTGGTCACCGGTGACGATCGGCACGCCATGGTCCGCGCCACACTGGCCGCGGTCAACCGGCGCGTCGAGGCACTCTTGGCTTGA
- a CDS encoding alpha/beta hydrolase, translated as MRGAVLAGDTAVLPEGEVPPPWPARRVRVGGAMLHVRDTPALRPDAEPAVYVHGLGGSSQNFTDLAGLLADRFDGQAVDLPGFGYSDPSPRYSIPAFAATLIDYLEESGRGPVHLIGNSLGGSISVRVAALRPDLVRTLTLVSPAMPFLDPRRTAQGPVLPLLALPGAERLMAWALTRITAEQMAEQVLAACFGDTTKVHPQRRAEAMEEIQLRYTVAHYPRAYLGTLRGLVGSFLRAYLPGVNSQWRLAARVQAPTLVIGGLNDKLVDPRVPVQVAKAIPDSRLLILPGVGHVAQMEVPRLVARAIAGMLDEAA; from the coding sequence ATGAGAGGCGCGGTTCTGGCCGGCGACACCGCGGTGCTGCCGGAGGGCGAGGTCCCGCCGCCCTGGCCCGCCCGACGGGTCCGGGTGGGCGGCGCGATGCTGCACGTCCGGGACACCCCGGCGCTGCGGCCCGACGCCGAGCCCGCGGTCTACGTGCACGGTCTCGGCGGCTCGTCGCAGAACTTCACCGACCTGGCCGGCCTGCTCGCCGACCGGTTCGACGGCCAGGCCGTCGACCTGCCCGGTTTCGGTTACAGCGACCCGAGCCCGCGCTATTCGATCCCGGCCTTCGCGGCCACCCTGATCGACTACCTGGAGGAGTCCGGCCGCGGCCCGGTCCACCTGATCGGCAACTCGCTGGGCGGCTCGATCTCGGTGCGGGTCGCCGCGCTCCGCCCCGACCTGGTGCGCACGCTCACGCTGGTCTCCCCGGCGATGCCGTTCCTCGACCCGCGCCGCACCGCGCAGGGCCCGGTGCTGCCGCTGCTCGCGCTGCCCGGCGCGGAGCGGCTGATGGCCTGGGCGCTGACCCGGATCACCGCCGAGCAGATGGCCGAGCAGGTGCTGGCCGCCTGCTTCGGCGACACCACCAAGGTCCATCCGCAGCGCCGGGCCGAGGCGATGGAGGAGATTCAGCTCCGCTACACGGTGGCCCACTATCCGCGGGCCTACCTCGGCACCCTGCGCGGCCTGGTCGGCAGCTTCCTCCGGGCGTACCTGCCGGGGGTCAACTCGCAGTGGCGGCTGGCCGCCCGGGTGCAGGCGCCCACGCTGGTGATCGGCGGGCTCAACGACAAGCTGGTCGATCCCCGGGTGCCGGTCCAGGTGGCCAAGGCGATCCCGGACAGCCGGCTGCTGATCCTGCCGGGCGTCGGGCACGTCGCGCAGATGGAGGTGCCCCGGCTGGTCGCCCGGGCCATCGCCGGGATGCTCGACGAGGCGGCATAA
- a CDS encoding biliverdin-producing heme oxygenase, with amino-acid sequence MWHASETRAPATGTLAARVQQILGDMYTVARHSRFVRDLTHGRLPVAAYAELTAQHWFVYESLELATTAMADDPVAGRFCFPELFRIPALESDLRFLHGPRWQSRMAALPATTTYCTRIRSAAFDRATGYVAHHCTRYLHDLDGGQWLGAAVLEAYRFRRQGYRFFVFEGVDPELFRARYRNRLDVIPWNRAERETFLAEVAAAAQLNLDLLTDLENRWT; translated from the coding sequence ATGTGGCACGCGTCGGAGACCAGAGCGCCGGCCACCGGCACGCTCGCGGCCCGGGTGCAGCAGATCCTCGGCGACATGTACACGGTCGCCCGGCACAGCCGGTTCGTCCGCGACCTGACCCACGGCCGGCTGCCGGTGGCCGCCTACGCCGAGCTCACCGCCCAGCACTGGTTCGTCTACGAGTCGCTGGAGCTGGCCACCACCGCGATGGCCGACGACCCGGTGGCCGGCCGGTTCTGCTTCCCGGAGCTGTTCCGGATCCCGGCGCTCGAGTCCGACCTGCGGTTCCTGCACGGCCCGCGCTGGCAGAGCCGGATGGCCGCGCTGCCCGCGACGACCACCTACTGCACCCGGATCCGATCCGCGGCGTTCGACCGGGCGACCGGTTACGTGGCCCACCACTGCACGCGTTACCTGCACGACCTCGACGGCGGGCAGTGGCTGGGCGCGGCGGTGCTGGAGGCGTACCGATTCCGCCGTCAGGGTTATCGCTTCTTCGTCTTCGAGGGCGTCGACCCGGAGCTGTTCCGCGCGCGGTACCGCAACCGGCTCGACGTGATCCCGTGGAACCGCGCCGAGCGGGAGACCTTCCTCGCCGAGGTGGCCGCCGCCGCGCAGCTCAACCTCGACCTGCTGACCGACCTCGAGAACCGCTGGACCTGA
- a CDS encoding DUF3152 domain-containing protein: MIAPVASVLEPETPPPADDRWRQWWLALFAVTMVLLTVVTMVVRAAASPDPAPVAATPPAPSSSPSVSPSASSPILEATSAPASPTPTSPLVDPKILQISGAVPAHGSGTFQYAVKRGPILGGKGPVRRFRVAVEKGSGEDPEAFAAQVVSTLGDPRSWVGNGTLRLQMAGAGEKADFTVYLATRDTAGRMCQRGGTNIRIGGVPYTSCRATGQAIINLDRYRKSSKPYLNAKVPLATYRNYVINHEVGHELGHHHEGCPKPGGPAPVMVQQTLTTRGCAPYAWPRLNNKPLAGPAL; encoded by the coding sequence ATGATCGCTCCTGTCGCGTCCGTGCTCGAACCGGAGACGCCGCCACCCGCGGATGACCGGTGGCGGCAGTGGTGGCTCGCCCTGTTCGCCGTCACGATGGTCCTGCTCACCGTCGTCACGATGGTGGTCCGTGCCGCCGCCTCGCCGGATCCGGCCCCGGTGGCCGCGACGCCGCCCGCCCCGTCGTCCTCCCCGTCGGTTTCGCCTTCCGCGTCCTCCCCGATCTTGGAAGCCACCTCGGCCCCGGCCTCGCCGACGCCCACGTCACCGCTGGTGGACCCCAAGATCCTGCAGATCTCCGGGGCGGTCCCGGCGCACGGTTCCGGCACTTTCCAGTACGCGGTGAAGCGCGGCCCGATCCTCGGCGGCAAGGGACCGGTCCGCCGTTTCCGGGTGGCCGTGGAGAAGGGCAGTGGCGAGGACCCGGAGGCGTTCGCCGCCCAGGTGGTGAGCACGCTCGGTGACCCGCGCAGCTGGGTCGGGAACGGCACCCTGCGCCTGCAGATGGCCGGCGCGGGCGAGAAGGCCGACTTCACCGTCTACCTGGCGACCCGGGACACGGCCGGCCGGATGTGCCAGCGGGGCGGCACCAACATCCGGATCGGCGGCGTGCCCTACACCTCCTGCCGCGCCACCGGCCAGGCCATCATCAACCTGGACCGCTACCGCAAGTCGTCCAAGCCCTACCTGAACGCCAAGGTCCCGCTCGCCACCTACCGCAACTACGTGATCAACCACGAGGTGGGTCACGAACTCGGCCACCACCACGAAGGCTGCCCCAAGCCGGGCGGCCCGGCCCCGGTGATGGTCCAGCAGACGCTGACCACGCGCGGGTGCGCCCCCTACGCCTGGCCCCGCCTCAACAACAAACCGCTGGCCGGCCCCGCCCTCTGA
- a CDS encoding DEAD/DEAH box helicase has protein sequence MTDNEQALVPVTNRAPVRPDSPTFAELGVRAETVEALAAAGITHAFAIQEYALPIALRGSDLIGQAPTGTGKTLGFGLPLLERVLAPSEGADGLPQALIVVPTRELGLQVARDLAAAGSTRGVRVLPIYGGVAYEPQVDTLKKGVEILVGTPGRLLDLAKQKQLKLNAVRALVLDEADRMLDLGFLDDVEKILAMLPEQRQTMLFSATMPDPIVALSRRFLRNPMTIHAGHTTDSGPNPLTKQVVYRTHPLNKIEMVARILQAKDRSLTMIFTRTKRAADRVAEDLDFRGFAVAAVHGDLGQGARERALRAFRSGKIDVLVATDVAARGLDVSGVTHVINYDCPEDPETYTHRIGRTGRAGATGVAVTFVDWEDMPRWVLIDKSLGLTMPQPPETYHTSPALYADLDIPTEISGTLPTAERNRAGLSAEVEEDLGGGGRGRRQRPGRGGRTRGGSGPASPGDSASPSSSSSSEDGERPKRQRRRRRVVEDADSTISGTPEAPAPTDSSSAPASSSAPVEEAAPRARTRRRRSPATAVAFSDSEAGAAPALSVEPVSSAAATDSASDASAPAAASAAASAAASTSDAASGSDADADAKPRRRRRRTTDRAADTDAPTEAMTGGSEAGVGTAEA, from the coding sequence ATGACCGACAATGAGCAAGCCCTAGTCCCCGTGACGAACCGCGCCCCGGTCCGCCCGGACAGCCCCACCTTCGCTGAGCTGGGTGTCCGCGCCGAGACCGTGGAGGCGCTGGCGGCAGCGGGCATCACGCACGCCTTCGCGATCCAGGAGTACGCGCTGCCGATCGCGCTGCGCGGCTCCGACCTGATCGGCCAGGCCCCGACCGGCACCGGCAAGACCCTCGGCTTCGGCCTGCCGCTGCTGGAGCGGGTTCTCGCGCCCTCCGAGGGCGCCGACGGCCTCCCCCAGGCCCTGATCGTCGTCCCCACCCGTGAGCTGGGTCTGCAGGTGGCCCGTGACCTGGCCGCCGCCGGCAGCACGCGCGGCGTCCGGGTGCTGCCGATCTACGGCGGCGTGGCCTACGAGCCGCAGGTCGACACCCTGAAGAAGGGCGTCGAGATCCTGGTCGGCACCCCCGGCCGGCTGCTCGACCTGGCCAAGCAGAAGCAGCTCAAGCTGAACGCGGTCCGCGCGCTGGTCCTCGACGAGGCCGACCGGATGCTCGACCTGGGCTTCCTCGACGACGTCGAGAAGATCCTGGCGATGCTCCCGGAGCAGCGGCAGACCATGCTGTTCTCGGCCACCATGCCGGACCCGATCGTGGCGCTGTCCCGCCGGTTCCTGCGCAACCCGATGACGATCCACGCCGGCCACACCACCGACAGCGGGCCGAACCCGCTGACCAAGCAGGTGGTCTACCGCACCCACCCGCTCAACAAGATCGAGATGGTGGCCCGGATCCTGCAGGCCAAGGACCGCAGCCTCACGATGATCTTCACGCGGACCAAGCGGGCCGCCGACCGGGTCGCCGAGGACCTCGACTTCCGCGGCTTCGCGGTCGCCGCGGTGCACGGTGACCTGGGCCAGGGCGCCCGGGAGCGGGCGCTGCGCGCGTTCCGCAGCGGGAAGATCGACGTGCTGGTCGCGACCGACGTGGCGGCCCGTGGCCTGGACGTCTCGGGCGTCACCCACGTGATCAACTACGACTGCCCGGAGGACCCGGAGACCTACACGCACCGCATCGGCCGGACCGGCCGGGCGGGCGCCACCGGCGTCGCGGTCACCTTCGTGGACTGGGAGGACATGCCGCGCTGGGTGCTGATCGACAAGTCGCTCGGCCTCACCATGCCGCAGCCCCCGGAGACCTACCACACCAGCCCGGCGCTCTACGCCGACCTGGACATCCCGACCGAGATCTCGGGCACCCTGCCGACCGCCGAGCGGAACCGCGCCGGGCTCTCCGCCGAGGTCGAGGAGGATCTCGGGGGCGGTGGCCGGGGTCGCCGGCAGCGCCCGGGTCGCGGTGGGCGCACGCGTGGCGGGTCCGGGCCGGCTTCGCCGGGTGACTCGGCTTCGCCGTCGTCCTCCTCCTCGTCCGAGGACGGGGAGCGGCCCAAGCGGCAGCGGCGCCGGCGGCGGGTCGTCGAGGATGCGGATTCCACCATTTCCGGTACGCCGGAAGCGCCCGCCCCGACGGATTCCTCGTCGGCTCCCGCCTCCTCGTCCGCTCCGGTAGAGGAAGCGGCGCCGCGGGCTCGGACCCGGCGTCGGCGCAGCCCGGCCACGGCTGTCGCCTTCTCGGACTCCGAGGCGGGCGCCGCGCCGGCGCTCTCCGTCGAGCCCGTCTCCTCCGCCGCGGCCACCGACTCGGCGTCCGACGCGTCCGCTCCGGCTGCCGCCTCGGCCGCCGCCTCGGCCGCTGCCTCGACCTCCGACGCGGCCTCCGGCTCCGACGCGGACGCCGACGCCAAGCCGCGTCGCCGCCGTCGCCGGACCACCGACCGGGCCGCTGACACCGACGCGCCCACCGAGGCGATGACCGGTGGTTCCGAGGCCGGCGTGGGCACCGCCGAGGCCTGA
- a CDS encoding TetR/AcrR family transcriptional regulator → MTAASGGAQTTRPTRLPRSARRKQLLAAAQQIFVAHGYHAAAMDDIAERAGVSKPVLYQHFPGKLELYLALLDTHCDAIIAKVRGALEATPDNKERVKGAVRAYFDFMDHESEAFRLVFESDLRNDPQVRQRVERVEQGCIEALTETIISDTGLRPDQAKLLASGLAGASGAAAQYWLANGRPTPKAEAESLVAALIWRGIASFPLQGGSTAGTAPEIG, encoded by the coding sequence ATGACCGCCGCGTCCGGCGGGGCTCAGACCACTCGCCCCACCCGGCTGCCTCGTTCGGCACGCCGCAAGCAACTGCTGGCCGCCGCCCAGCAGATCTTCGTCGCGCACGGCTACCACGCCGCCGCGATGGACGACATCGCGGAACGCGCGGGCGTTTCCAAGCCCGTGCTCTACCAGCACTTCCCCGGCAAGCTGGAGCTGTACCTGGCTCTGCTGGACACGCACTGCGACGCGATAATCGCCAAGGTCCGGGGCGCGTTGGAGGCGACCCCGGACAACAAGGAGCGCGTCAAGGGCGCGGTCCGGGCGTACTTCGACTTCATGGACCACGAGAGCGAGGCCTTCCGCCTGGTCTTCGAGTCCGACCTGCGCAACGACCCCCAGGTCCGGCAGCGGGTGGAGCGGGTCGAGCAGGGCTGCATCGAGGCGCTGACCGAGACCATCATCTCGGACACCGGGCTCCGGCCGGACCAGGCGAAGCTGCTCGCCTCCGGCCTGGCCGGCGCCTCCGGCGCGGCCGCCCAGTACTGGCTGGCGAACGGTCGTCCTACGCCCAAAGCTGAAGCCGAGAGCCTCGTCGCCGCTCTGATCTGGCGCGGGATCGCCAGCTTCCCCCTGCAGGGCGGTTCAACGGCCGGAACGGCACCGGAAATCGGATAG
- a CDS encoding DUF3107 domain-containing protein, which produces MEVKIGVQHSPRELVLESAQTPAEVEQAVSEALAKDGVLSLTDEKGRKVIIPVAKLAYVEIAEASHRPFGFTTR; this is translated from the coding sequence GTGGAGGTCAAGATCGGCGTGCAACACTCGCCGCGGGAGCTCGTGCTGGAAAGCGCTCAGACCCCGGCGGAGGTCGAGCAGGCCGTGTCCGAGGCTCTGGCCAAGGACGGCGTCCTTTCGCTCACGGATGAGAAGGGCCGCAAGGTGATCATCCCGGTCGCCAAGCTGGCCTACGTGGAGATCGCCGAGGCCTCGCACCGGCCGTTCGGCTTCACCACCCGTTGA
- a CDS encoding class I SAM-dependent methyltransferase, with the protein MPQPLDQALAEVRELLLAPGLTRAVAAGRRRGQTPSVTRAQIRPVTLKSGPRLQIVTDDGARPFTRNVSPGDEAAAAVDELLAEPFGNWHVETTAATVQVRITKKGDAQLHRSAPVTTAPPAAQQHDRAKQWLLDPGDPLFDVIGGTAAKRRQIDAFLRALAATLPEELPTPLRVVDLGCGNAYLTFAAYRYLAGRGVSVQVVGVDVREDQRVRNSAVAERLGCAADVTFVAGTIEAAEVPFTPDLVLALHACDTATDQALARAVRWEARWVLAAPCCHHDIAAQLKGGASPTPYGEFTRHAILRERFADVLTDSLRAGLLRQHGYRVDVVEFIDSAHTPRNLLLRARRTGAPATADQRAEYSALIEQWQVKPALAVMLS; encoded by the coding sequence ATGCCACAACCGCTCGATCAAGCGCTCGCCGAGGTGCGCGAACTCCTCCTCGCTCCCGGGCTGACCCGGGCCGTCGCCGCCGGGCGGCGCCGCGGCCAGACCCCCTCGGTGACCCGGGCCCAGATCCGCCCGGTCACTCTCAAGAGCGGTCCGAGACTGCAGATCGTCACCGACGACGGCGCCCGGCCCTTCACCCGGAACGTGTCGCCCGGCGACGAGGCCGCCGCCGCGGTCGACGAGCTGCTCGCCGAGCCGTTCGGGAACTGGCACGTGGAGACCACCGCGGCCACCGTCCAGGTGCGGATCACCAAGAAGGGTGACGCGCAGTTGCACCGGTCCGCGCCGGTGACCACCGCGCCGCCCGCCGCGCAACAGCACGACCGGGCCAAGCAGTGGCTGCTCGATCCGGGCGACCCGCTCTTCGACGTGATCGGGGGTACCGCCGCCAAGCGCCGGCAGATCGACGCGTTCCTGCGCGCGCTCGCCGCGACGCTGCCCGAGGAGCTGCCGACGCCGCTCCGCGTCGTCGACCTGGGCTGCGGAAACGCTTATCTGACCTTCGCCGCCTACCGCTATCTGGCCGGGCGCGGCGTGTCGGTCCAGGTCGTCGGGGTCGATGTCCGCGAGGACCAGAGGGTACGCAACAGCGCCGTCGCCGAGCGGCTGGGCTGCGCCGCCGACGTCACCTTCGTGGCCGGCACCATCGAGGCGGCCGAGGTGCCGTTCACGCCGGACCTGGTGCTCGCCCTGCACGCCTGCGACACCGCGACCGACCAGGCGCTGGCCCGCGCGGTGCGGTGGGAGGCGCGCTGGGTGCTGGCCGCGCCGTGCTGCCACCACGACATCGCCGCCCAGCTCAAGGGTGGTGCGTCGCCGACGCCGTACGGGGAGTTCACCCGGCACGCGATCCTCCGCGAGCGCTTCGCCGACGTGCTCACCGACTCGCTGCGGGCCGGCCTGCTGCGCCAGCACGGGTACCGGGTCGACGTGGTCGAGTTCATCGACTCCGCGCACACCCCGCGCAACCTGCTGCTCCGCGCCCGGCGGACCGGCGCCCCGGCCACCGCCGACCAGCGCGCCGAGTACTCCGCGCTGATCGAGCAGTGGCAGGTGAAACCGGCACTCGCGGTGATGCTCAGCTGA